A genomic stretch from Mycobacterium paraterrae includes:
- a CDS encoding SAF domain-containing protein, whose translation MGDSRTSLNPSLPSRLSQWLRPDWSRTVLARRIAAGALVVLAAFAAMRPDPVNQRTQVVVAARDLDPGAELTADDVSLETRSAPTIPDGSQSDVGAVVGSTLAGPARRGEVLTDVRLLGRRLAESAAGPDARIVPVHPADGALVDVVRPGDVVDVVAATEGSTQATPHVVATDAIVVSVSAKSKGQSTTGDRVVLVALPAASATAVAGAALVATVTLTLH comes from the coding sequence GTGGGCGATTCCCGGACGTCGCTGAATCCGTCTCTGCCGAGTCGTCTTTCGCAGTGGCTTCGTCCGGACTGGTCGCGGACCGTGCTGGCCCGCCGTATCGCTGCAGGCGCGCTGGTGGTGCTGGCCGCCTTCGCCGCGATGCGGCCGGATCCCGTCAACCAGCGCACGCAGGTTGTGGTCGCCGCCCGGGACCTGGACCCCGGCGCCGAGCTGACCGCCGACGACGTCAGTCTTGAAACACGTTCGGCGCCAACCATTCCCGATGGCTCGCAGTCCGATGTCGGGGCTGTCGTCGGCTCGACGCTGGCCGGCCCCGCCAGACGCGGCGAAGTGCTCACCGACGTTCGACTGCTGGGCCGTCGCCTCGCCGAATCGGCAGCCGGACCCGATGCCCGGATCGTGCCGGTGCACCCGGCCGACGGAGCACTGGTGGACGTGGTGCGACCCGGCGACGTGGTCGACGTGGTGGCCGCGACCGAAGGCAGCACACAGGCCACCCCGCACGTGGTGGCCACCGATGCGATCGTGGTTTCGGTGTCGGCGAAGTCGAAGGGCCAGAGCACAACCGGCGACCGGGTGGTGCTGGTCGCGCTGCCGGCCGCCTCAGCCACCGCGGTGGCGGGCGCGGCGCTGGTCGCGACCGTGACCCTCACCCTGCATTGA
- a CDS encoding FmdB family zinc ribbon protein, with translation MPTYSYACTECGNRFDVVQAFSDDALTTCEKCSGRLRKLFGNVGVVFKGSGFYRNDSREASKSSNGKSSSSSSASDGSSSSETSSTSNTEKSSSSSDSSKTDSSSSSTSKAPATTSS, from the coding sequence GTGCCGACTTACAGCTACGCGTGTACCGAGTGCGGTAATCGCTTCGATGTAGTCCAGGCCTTCAGCGACGACGCCCTCACCACCTGCGAGAAATGCTCGGGACGACTGCGCAAACTGTTCGGCAACGTCGGCGTGGTGTTCAAGGGCAGCGGCTTCTACCGCAACGACAGTCGCGAAGCGTCCAAGAGCTCGAACGGCAAGAGTTCCAGTTCGTCGTCGGCGTCTGACGGCTCCAGCTCGAGCGAGACGTCCAGCACGTCAAACACCGAGAAGTCGAGCTCCTCGAGCGACTCGTCGAAAACCGACTCGTCGTCATCGTCGACCTCGAAAGCGCCCGCCACCACGTCGAGCTAG
- a CDS encoding FkbM family methyltransferase: MDSVECILCENSFGSYAVPRSSAHRPAAQVVLGGGVWELETIRFMRDHAAGRDIAHAGTYFGDFLPALAAVATTVYAFEPNTENFRCAQWTLRLNGLTNVQLHHGALGDVDGTGHLEIARDGYVLGGMSHITAATDAVYEDVPLMRLDDVLPPDSDIGVLQLDVEGFEQAALAGALSTIQRCRPILILETLPEAFVTSHLTGLGYRLAAQICGNTVLRV, translated from the coding sequence ATGGACTCCGTCGAGTGCATCCTGTGTGAGAACTCTTTCGGCTCCTACGCCGTGCCACGTTCGAGTGCACATCGCCCAGCCGCTCAGGTAGTCCTTGGTGGGGGAGTCTGGGAGCTCGAAACCATCCGCTTTATGCGGGATCACGCAGCGGGACGTGACATCGCACATGCGGGAACATATTTCGGAGATTTCCTGCCAGCTCTGGCCGCAGTCGCCACGACCGTCTACGCCTTTGAACCCAACACCGAGAACTTCCGCTGCGCGCAGTGGACTCTTCGCCTCAACGGCCTCACCAACGTGCAGTTGCATCACGGTGCGCTGGGTGACGTCGACGGCACGGGGCACCTGGAGATCGCACGGGACGGGTACGTGCTGGGCGGAATGTCGCACATCACCGCGGCCACCGACGCCGTCTACGAAGATGTCCCGCTGATGCGTCTCGACGATGTTTTGCCACCGGACTCCGACATCGGCGTGCTGCAACTCGACGTCGAGGGATTCGAACAGGCCGCGCTCGCCGGAGCACTGTCGACGATCCAACGTTGCCGACCGATCCTCATCTTGGAAACGCTGCCTGAAGCATTCGTAACCTCGCATCTGACCGGTCTCGGCTACCGTCTCGCGGCCCAAATTTGCGGCAACACCGTGTTGCGAGTGTGA